The nucleotide sequence CTTGCGATTCGATCCCCAGGACCGTGTTGCCGCTTCTGATGTAGATTGCTGTTGCTGCGGACATCCCAGTTCAGCCAATTGCCTGACCCGTCCAGGGGCGACGGTTAGTGGGATGACTCAAACGCCAAAGGCCGGAGATTGGTAGATGGATAAGCCGCTGCTCATAGCCTACGACCCAATTTCGCCACTCCCCTCAAAAATGCTTTCTATTTTGCCATCATTAAACATAAACGTATACTCGCCATCACCATAGCTTGGCTGAAGCAGAACACCGAATCCACCATCTGATCCTTCTAATAACTCAGCAATTGGCACATCCAGTATCCCTGATGCTTTTCCCTGAACGATGCTAATCAATTGAGGGTTCTTTATTGCGGCGACATCAACGATATACAATAGTCCATAGTCTACTGCAACCACAAATGAATCATGATATTGAATTCCATTGGGCTGGCTGTGTGCAATGACAACTCGCAGTATCCTATCTGTTTTCAACGATTCCACAACAGATACTTGCACTTCCCCATTACCAATTGCTACGCTCTGGTATTCGCTAAAATTAAAATCGCCAGTAACCAGCAACGCTCCGCCAGTTACATTAAATGCCAGCTGAACCTCACCATCAGTACTAAACCTAGCAGGATTTTTTCGCTCAAATTGTCTGCCAATCAAAAATGAGACCAGGTACACCGAGACAAGAAGTAACATGTAGACAGGGAATGTAATTACAGACCCAATATAAAAAGCAGTGAACAAAACAGATGCTGCAACAATTGCGTAATAACATAAGTTCATGGCGATCATCCCAGCAATTGAACAATTACTTGTCTTCTCCGTACATTAGCTCGTGCAAGTCGGCTAGCGTGTTGTAAAGCTCATCTATCTTGTGACCTGTATAATTAAGTGTGCTATACGCTGTGTATCCAACAATCCCAGTGAACCCATAGCGATACACATGTATGCCCAATACTTTTCGGTTAAGTAATCCTCGATTTATATATCTAGGAAGTGGCACAAGATTTATCCCTGAATTCCCAATCCTGCGCAACTGCTCTCCAAGGAGTGGAAACCTTGCAGTTAAGCGGCGAATCAGAGCCTGTGATATAAAAACGTGATCCATGTCAAATGGGCCTAGTCGGCGCAAGAGCCTTCCGAGAAGTCTCTTTGAAATATCTTGATTTGCCTTGAATCCAATTCGCGTATCATAAATAGTGCGAAGCAATCTACGACCGTATCCAGGTCTTAGCCCGCGTCCTTGTTGAAAGAAACGCCCCCAACCTTGTGCAAATTGGCGTCCAAATGTGGTTAATGGTTGACGAAACACAAATCCTGTACCAGCTGTCACGCCACCAATAAGGCCGCTTGCTCCAGTATCCCAGGCAAGCTCTTCAAGATCGACCCTGCCTCTGTCAATCGACTGTCGAACGACAGATTCCGTTGCTCCATAGGCCAAACCGCCTGCTAGGCCGATTCCGACGACCCCTAAGAATGTGGGGTCGCCAGTTCCAGCACCGATTACGCCTCCAACTAGCGCGCCGGATACAGCACCCCCGGCAACCGCGCCTCCCAATCCTCCCCATGTATAACCGTCTTCTCCCATCCAGCCAAGAGCTCCATAGCCAACGGCACCTGCAACCGCTCCCCCAAGTGCTCCAAGTCCAGCAAATCCCCAACTCCACAATTCACCGCTTGGATCGATTAGATTCACCGGATCCCCCGCGCAGTACTCGTACAGATTCGGCCCATCGACCATTCCCAGCGGATCTTTGGTGAGCCAGCGGCCGAGTTTCGGGTGGTAGATGCGATTGCGAACCAGGTAGAGGCCCGTGTCCGAATCGTAATAGTAGCCGCCGAAGAGATGCTGGAAGTCATACTCGCCGGTGGGCGTGCCATATGGCATCATACGTGATCAAGCGATTCAGGTAGTCTTCCGCTTCAGGAATCAGACCCACGACATTGCCATCCGAGAGCGAATAAAGACGTACTAACAAATTGCTCTGGCCGTCGTATTTCTCCCGACAGATTAAATCGGTAGGGCCACGAACTCCCAATAGTCGCGAGTTGCAGTGGCTGCTAACGATTCAATTGTGCCTAAATTCCAAATCCTATCGTGCAAGCTCATTTCCACCTGCCGTATTTTCGCGACAGTGGGTGATACCACCCCAGATCGCTTTGGATCACCCGACACCGTACAATAGAAACCCAGTTATGGCCCATAATCCTAAATACAAAGTGACAAAGCACATGCTTCGAATCGGTGTCCATACCGAGTAGCCGGTTGGAAAGTCAGGGTGAGCAATGATTGGCATATTGATGGTGGTTCCTCCCACTACTAAAACCCCTAAGCCGATTAGTGCGGCTAGAGCAAGCCAACTTGAAATCCACTGAAACGATGCTGCGGTCGCTGTCCACACCAATAAGACTTGACAGAACCACATGGCAAATGTGCGACCGATATCATCGAGCAAGTAACGAAAAATAGTTTTCCTAACTATCCTCGATCTCCTCTGGGCAACGGGCAAATCCGATTCCGACGTCGATCTAGATGTACTCATGTCTTTCCCGGTCTTATTATCTTGGGATCCCATAAAGCTGATCAATCGTACGTTTATACCCTCCGTTCGCAAATGCATAGATTGAAAACACGATAGCAGCGTCAAGAGAAGCATCCATGGTATAGCTACCTATCGACATCGTAAGGTATCGCAATGTTGCACCAAAATTTGAGGTCCGTATTCCCGTCTGCAGGTTAATATCTCCTGGACCGCGACTGAAATACTGACCTCCTGCCCGCTTCCAGCCCAATCGAAAAAGACCGATTCCTCTGACTCGAACAAACTCATCTAATGCGCTACCGGTGACTTCAGCAGTACCAGTTGGAAGCTCTGCGCGTCCTACGTGCCAAATTCGACGGATTGCCCACATTGCCTTAAGTTCAGCCTCCGAATATGGAGTGGCCCAAAGACGACCTCCTAGTCCAGCTTCTGCGACATCACCGCGCCAAGGTCCTTTCCAAGTATGAATGTATAACTTGCTCGGTCTCGCACCTGCTCCGAACAACTTGCTAGTCCCGCGTCCAATTATCCCCCCAACAGCACCGAAAGCAACTCCACCAACTGCTCCGCCTCCAACATGCATGCCCAAACCACTTAATGTAGGTCCGGCGGCGAGATTGCCACCTAGGGCTTGGGCTCCGAGCGTCCATGTCAAATATTCGGCACCGCCGGCGACCGCGCCAGAGAATGCCAGGGTGGACCAATATCCCAATCCGATCGTACCGGCTACCGAACTCGCTGCCCAACCGCCAAGAACGCCCGCAGTAGCGGCGGCAGCTGTGAGACCAGCAAGCTCCCAACCACCTGCCTGGGCCAAATACTCGGGACCGATCATCTCGGCCATGCCTTGGCCTGAAGCTTGATAGGCTCTCCCAAGCCAGGAATTGGATGCCCCGACATCCCATATCGCTCCTCCAGACCCGTAGGCCCAGTCGAGAGGATCATCCCAGAACGACACCGTTCCACTCGGGTCGATAAGATTAACCGGATCGCCCGCACAGTACTCGTACAGGTTCGGCCCATCGACCATGCCCAGCGGATCTTTGGTGAGCCAGCGGCCTAGCTTAGGATGGTAGACACGATTGCGAACCAGGTAGAGTCCCGTGTCCGAATCATAGTAGTAGCCACCGAACAACTGCCGGAAATCGTTTTCGTCGGTGGGCGTCCCATACGGATCGTACGTGATCAAGCGATTCAGGTAGTCTTCCGCCTCCGGAATAAGTCCGACGATATTGCCATTGGCATCCGAGAGGGCGACTGAATGAAGTGGCTTTGATTCCCGCTTAGCACCCAACACGCGAACAGTCAGGAAGACTTCTCATCCAAGTTTGTAATGATCCATTTCTCACCGTCGAAAAACTCTGTCCAGCCGTTTTCACCGAAGAGCCTAGATGTTGCAATCGCGGCAGCACAAAAAATCGTGTCGATGCGTGTGTCGGCCAAAGAGCCTTCGATACAAAAGGGCAAAACTTTATCGGTGCGATTCAGCGTCTTCTTCGCATACTGAATACCGTCATAGGCCGCGTCAAGCCACTCCTGCGTTACAGGTTCACCATCTCCAGAAAGATTAATATGATCAGGCGCATTCTGTGGAAAGCCAACGAGTACTCTTGCAAAATTTCCGTGGCCACCAGCAGCTCGTCGAAGCGTATAGCTCGCTAAGCCTTCTTGATTCATGTTCTCATCCTAAACCATCTATAGACACGTTTGTCAAAGAAATGCTCTGTCCCCAAGGCTCGCGGATAAATTACGTAATCAAAACCGTGTGGTATCATGTCATCTGCATAAGCAGTGTATGTGTCTGTAAACTGATCAAAAGCTTCTCCACTTACCTGTCTTAGGTCAATTCGAGAAAAACTTCTTAATCGACTATTGCTTATACGAAAACTGCGAATAGCCGTGCCGTATGAGGGATCGAAATCTCCCTTTAGAGATCTTTTTGTAAAGTAACCCACTGCGTCGCTCTTGCGTCCCCAAACATACAACCCTTCGCCTAAGTTCGCTCGATTCATACCTGTAGGCCATGGTTCACCTCCAGCAGCTAGCCGTGCAGCAGCTTTGTCACTCAAGACGCTATAGAATCGCGTGGAATTGACACGGAAATTTGCTAAACGAGCCGTCCGAATGGTTCGCCCTAATCTCCAAAGGCCACCTGGGGCGCCGCCTGCCATCATACCAAGATTGGCCCCCAGTAGTGGGTCGTCAGTCAGTTGAGAGCCAATTGTTGCTCCGGCAATCCCGCCGCCCAATGAGAGAAGTTCCGGGGCCACATTCCGTGCCCGTTTACTGAGGACCGTTCGCCAGCCGAATTGTCGGGCCGCTTGCGGAATACCGGCAACTGCGCCTCGACGCAAGATACCGCCAATGTCTCCTACGAAAAGCCCAGCCAATCCGCCCCACTGGTAGCCTTGATTTGGATCCCAGGCCCCGGTCGCTTCGCCACCGTAATAACCACCAATTGACCCTAATGCGCTGCCATAGGCTCCAAAGGGGTTAAACCCACCCAGTGCCCCTAAACCCGTGCCGAGGGCTTGCTCGCCGAGACTTGCCTCTCCATTTGTTGCCAGGATCGTTTGCGACCACCCGTGGGCGGCAGCAATAGCAAATGCGCCGACGTAGAGGATCAACGGAATCGCCTCACCACTCGGGTCGATAAGATTCACCGGATCGCCCGCACAGTACTCGTACAGGTTCGGCCCATCGACCATGCCCAGGGGATCCTTGGTCAGCCAGCGTCCCAGTTTGGGATGGTAGACGCGATTGCGAACTAGGTAGAGACCCGTGTCCGAATCATAGTAGTAGCCGCCGAACAGCTGCCGGAAATCGCTTTCGTCGGTGGGCGTGCCGTACGGGTCGTAGGTGATCAAGCGATTCAGGTAGTTTTCCGCTTCAGGAATCAGACCCACGACATTACCATTGGCATCCGAGAGCGAATAAAGACGTTCCAACAAGTTGCTCTGGCTGTCGTATTTTTCCCGACAGATCAAATCGTCCTGACCCCGGATTCCCCAGACGTATTCGTAACGGTATGGGCTTCCTTCCTGAGGCGTGATCTCTTCCTCCAACAGTTGCCAGTCGGGCGTGTACAGGTAGACTATTACGTTTTTAAATTATGCTCGATAAGCTGCAAGACGGACATTCCCGTTGGCTCTTCTCGGCACTCTGCACCCACTAGATGCACCACCTCATTCTGCATTGATCCCGATCTAATTTCTAAAGCGAGTATGTCATCGGCAAGGTTTCCTATCCTGAAAAATCGTTTGCTGCCAAGGTCGATGATCCGATGCAATCTCGGAACGGAACCGAGAACTTCAAGTTTGTTGAGCCTTATGCCATCGCTAAAGTGGAGCACATCACGATACTCCGCATTTAACGTCAATCCCATCAGCGATTGTTTTCTAAATGCTCGTGTGTTGCAAATTACTACGTTCGCACCGAACTTGCCTTCCTCAGCGACAGCAAAGGCTGCTTGACTCAGCCTTCCCAATTGGTGTTTTCGCACTTCCCAGTACTGTCTCTCATCGGGCACTTCCGGCGGCAATATCTCGAAATCTCGTGGCTCCGCGGGATAGTCGGTGTCCTGCGTTCCAGTATTCAGGAAGATACGGTGCAGCAAAGACGGAACTTCTAGTCGGATCTCGCCAACGACCTCTTCCTGATATGTTAAGGCACATGTAAAAAATGGCGTCGGCAAGAACAGTGGAGCGACAGCACACCCGCCAACTGCGATTTGCTGCTCCAGTACGATCATGCCATCAGAGACTTTTCGGTCTAGCCAGTCCGGGGCACCAGGAACAGAACCGCGAACAAATGTGGTCATAGCAACTAGCTGAGCCTGCACCGAAAGGAATCGTAGGTTGTAGCTGGGCAGGGCCGTGAGCTGGCACAATAAATGACGTTCGAACGGGTGAAGCCTGTTTGGCGAGTACGCATAAACCCCTCGCCCAAGCATACGATCCCAAAAGCCCATAGCTAGTCCTCGCCAAGGAAGGGTGATATGGCCAGATCAGTCAGGTAGTAGGCTCCATATCCGACCTGGGCAGCCGCCACGACGCCCCATGCTCGCTGGACGGGGCTGAGACCAACCCACGTCGAGTAAGGCGATCCGATTGCGAAGCCTCTCCCTAAAGTAATTCCACGGGCGTACCAAGGGACATTATACCCTTTAACATAGGGATCTGCGATCGCGTGTCGACTCTTGGTCAAGAGTTTCGCGTTTGAGTGCCCAAACTTCTGGATGGCACGGGCTAAGCCAGGCAAATACGGTTCAATTATCTGGGTAAGAAGCCGAATGTGCCGATGGGCTATGACGCCGTGATGCCAGTCCTGCGGCGCACTAGTAGGCCAATGGACAGGATTGGTGCGATCGGACCTGCCCAGTCGCCGGTTCATTCGGGTCCTTACATCTTTCCACTCAAGTGACTTCGATCTCCCGTGCTTGGTTTCCCAAAGAAGTCGTTGATCTCCCCGTGCTCTTTTTAGGTAGTTTGCACGGAATTGGCCAGCCCTTACACCGGTATGGAGGCCACCAAGTGCTGCGCCCCAATAGTCCCCTTCACGCAAACTCTCAATCGACTGATAACCATTGGCAGTAATGTCTCCAGTCTGTGTGATATCGATTGTTGTACTAAGCCACCGGGCCACCTGCCGTGTCTGGATTGAGTAGTCGCTGATGGCGTTGCCTGCACGAATCGCCTTGATTGCGGCCCCAGCGCCGCCCGGGATAAACGGCAAGGCTATGGCCAAAGCATCCGCAGTGAGTCCAAGCAGGTCAACAACAACATCCGTTGTCGTGCCATGCTGCCAATTGTAGGCGAGGCTTGTTAGCCCAACTCCAAATGAAAACGCATCCCAAACAGACTCGGCATAGCCTCCACTCGGGTCGATCAGATTCACCGGATCGCCCGCACAGTACTCGTATAGGTTCGGCCCATCGACCATCCCCAGGGGATCTTTGGTGAGCCAGCGACCCAGTTTGGGATGGTAGACGCGATTGCGAACCAGGTAGAGCCCCGTGTCCGAGTCTTAGTAGTACCCGTCAAACAACTGCCGGAAATCGTTTTCGTCGGTGGGTGTGCCGTACGGATCGTACGTGATCAAGCGATTCAGATTGGCCTGCTATTAAATTCCTGATCCATTCGTTATGAAGTCTTTCAGCCGATTTTGGCAAGGAGATTTCGACGATGTCAACCAAGAGACGCAAGCGACATTCGCCTGATCAGATTGTGCGAAAGCTTCGTGACGCGGATGCGATGCTTAACGCAGGCAAAGACTTGGCCGAGGTACTTCAGACGCTGGAGGTCAGCCAGTCGACCTACGAGCGGTGGCGGAACCAGTTCGGCGGAATGAAATCGGAAGAGGCGAAGCGTTTGAAGCAGCTTGAAGATGAGAACCGGCGACTGAAGCAGTTGGTCGCCGATCAGGCCCTCGACATTCAGATGCTGAAGTTCATCAACGAGGGAAACTGGTAAGCCCTTCTCGCAAACGCGAAGCGGTTCAAGCCGCTTGTCGCCAGTTCGAGGTGTCGCAGCGCCGGGCCTGTTCGGCGCTCGATCAACCTCGCAGTACGCAGCGTTATATGGCCAAGCCGCGAGACGAGGAAACCGTGATCGCCCAACGCATGCGTGAGGTGGCCACGAAACGTCCCCGTTGGGGTTATCGCCGTGTTGCCTGGCAGCTTCGCCGCGATGGCTTTCAGGTGAGCGACACGCGGGCCTACCGTTTGTGGCGTCGAGAAGGGCTGAAAGTGCCGATGAAAAAGCGAAAAAGACGCAGCAAGGGCGTGAGCGAGAACGGCTGTGACAATCGTCGTGCCGAACAAAAGGACGATGTCTGGTGTTGGGACTTCATCTTCGATCGAACCGAACGAGGAAGCACTTTGAAATGGCTGTCGATCGTCGACGAGTTCACGCGGGAGTGTCTGACATTGAAGGTCGACCGCGGCATCACCAGTGAAGATGTGATCGACTCGCTGGCGGAACTGTTCGCGATGCGGGGCGTGCCGAGGTGCATCCGCAGCGACAACGGCCCCGAGTTCGTAGCGAAGGAAATCCAGCGTTGGCTGAAGCTGGTCGGCGTCGAGACGTTGTACGTCGAACCAGGCAGCCCGTGGCAGAACGGTTACGCCGAGAGCTTCCACAGCCGCGTACGGGACGAGTTTTTGGCGATGGAGATCTTCGAGAGCCTGACCGCGGCCCAGAAGCTGAGCAGGTACTGGAAACAAGATTACAACGAGAACCGGCCGCATAGCTCGCTGGGGTACGTGACCCCGGTTGAGTTCGCGGCTCGGTGTGCTGCTTCCGCTCCGGCTACGCCTGCGCTTCAGCAGCACACCGACTTTACCCAGGCGGAATCTTCATAAGGGGTGGTACAAGAATTTGAGGCTGGTCAAGATAGTCTTCCGCTTCCGGAATTAGTCCGCCGATATTGCCATTGGCATCCGAGCGCGAATAGAGGCGTTCCAGCAAGTTGCTCTCGGCGTCGTATTTCTCCCGACAGATCAAATCGTCCTGACCACGGATTCCCCAGATGTATTCGTAGCGGCTAGGGCTTCTTTCCCGAGACGCAATTACTTCCTCGAACAGTTGCCAGTCGGGCGTATACGTGAAGCGGAGGTCCCCGCTGCCCGAATTGGTTAGTACCAGGCGTCCCAACCCATAGCAGGAAAACCGCGTGAGTTCGCGGTCAGATCAAACGGGCGGCTCTAGGCATCGTACGTGCCCCTCTCGCCTACTTCAGACTGCAGGAGATTTGCGCACAGGCACGTGCGCATCATCTTAACGTAAGAATCGCCATGTTAGCCATCCCACGACAACCGTACCTAAGAGAATAACGTTGACGACAATCAGCCAGAACCTCAGACTCACATTCGCAGATGATGGAGGATCGCCAACCGTTCGTCCTTTTGTAATCCTGCCTGCAGCATCAACATCATACACCATGGTCCCATCAGGAAATTTAACATCTTGAAAATAGCTTTCTGGATAAGTGGGATTTAGGTCTACGTCGCTCACTTTGTAGGTTTGTGATATCTTGGAAATCTTCCTACCCTGCTTTAATGCAAATGCATCATTTATTTCCGATGACGCGCCAACGGGAAACCACATCCCAGGCTCCACCTCTCTAAATTCGCCTACCTCTGCCTCATACTTCGGAAGCTTCTTTGACCATTTATAATCAAACCCAATAACCTTGACGGGTATATAATTTCTATTCACTGCAAGCCATACATGAAACTCTTCTTCAACTTTATTCGATTTAGTCGAAACATGCCTAAGCGCCAACTTCTCACAGTCGAGGTCATTCCATTTATCTTGCCCCAAATAAGTGACGTCAAATTCTCGCGATTTAAGTGGAGACACATCGCCTGGGTAAGCACTAATTGCATCGTAACCCTGAAGAAGAACTGAAAGCGGCACAGGGTATGTAACACCTTGTAGCAATATCATATGCGGGCGAATAGCATTGCTGTCGACTGTAGGACCATCAACAATATTGGCAATCCCATTATTTATCACACGTGTCACCTTTCCGTCGAATGCCCGAATCCGTTCTTCTTCGTCTTGTGACGCATCGCCCCCTCCCGTAATATTCTCCCGGCTATGAACACGCATCATGCCATCCTGTGACACCATATGCGTCTCGGAGGATTGACGTTTTACAATATGCTTGTCGCCCGGATCCTTGCCTCGCCGATACTCCGTTGCGGCCGATACGTCACAGTTGACAAACAGCTCCTCAGCGGAACGTACATTGCCAATAATGGCGTCAACTTCAGCAGCACGAGCAATGACAAGACCACTACAATAATCGCCAATTACCAACAAACAGACAAATGTACTTAGAAATTCAATCACTTTCTTCATCGCAG is from Blastopirellula marina and encodes:
- a CDS encoding transposase gives rise to the protein MSTKRRKRHSPDQIVRKLRDADAMLNAGKDLAEVLQTLEVSQSTYERWRNQFGGMKSEEAKRLKQLEDENRRLKQLVADQALDIQMLKFINEGNW
- a CDS encoding IS3 family transposase translates to MVSPSRKREAVQAACRQFEVSQRRACSALDQPRSTQRYMAKPRDEETVIAQRMREVATKRPRWGYRRVAWQLRRDGFQVSDTRAYRLWRREGLKVPMKKRKRRSKGVSENGCDNRRAEQKDDVWCWDFIFDRTERGSTLKWLSIVDEFTRECLTLKVDRGITSEDVIDSLAELFAMRGVPRCIRSDNGPEFVAKEIQRWLKLVGVETLYVEPGSPWQNGYAESFHSRVRDEFLAMEIFESLTAAQKLSRYWKQDYNENRPHSSLGYVTPVEFAARCAASAPATPALQQHTDFTQAESS
- a CDS encoding RHS repeat-associated core domain-containing protein — encoded protein: MLGAKRESKPLHSVALSDANGNIVGLIPEAEDYLNRLITYDPYGTPTDENDFRQLFGGYYYDSDTGLYLVRNRVYHPKLGRWLTKDPLGMVDGPNLYEYCAGDPVNLIDPSGTVSFWDDPLDWAYGSGGAIWDVGASNSWLGRAYQASGQGMAEMIGPEYLAQAGGWELAGLTAAAATAGVLGGWAASSVAGTIGLGYWSTLAFSGAVAGGAEYLTWTLGAQALGGNLAAGPTLSGLGMHVGGGAVGGVAFGAVGGIIGRGTSKLFGAGARPSKLYIHTWKGPWRGDVAEAGLGGRLWATPYSEAELKAMWAIRRIWHVGRAELPTGTAEVTGSALDEFVRVRGIGLFRLGWKRAGGQYFSRGPGDINLQTGIRTSNFGATLRYLTMSIGSYTMDASLDAAIVFSIYAFANGGYKRTIDQLYGIPR
- a CDS encoding outer membrane lipoprotein-sorting protein, which produces MKKVIEFLSTFVCLLVIGDYCSGLVIARAAEVDAIIGNVRSAEELFVNCDVSAATEYRRGKDPGDKHIVKRQSSETHMVSQDGMMRVHSRENITGGGDASQDEEERIRAFDGKVTRVINNGIANIVDGPTVDSNAIRPHMILLQGVTYPVPLSVLLQGYDAISAYPGDVSPLKSREFDVTYLGQDKWNDLDCEKLALRHVSTKSNKVEEEFHVWLAVNRNYIPVKVIGFDYKWSKKLPKYEAEVGEFREVEPGMWFPVGASSEINDAFALKQGRKISKISQTYKVSDVDLNPTYPESYFQDVKFPDGTMVYDVDAAGRITKGRTVGDPPSSANVSLRFWLIVVNVILLGTVVVGWLTWRFLR
- a CDS encoding RHS repeat-associated core domain-containing protein, whose translation is MEEEITPQEGSPYRYEYVWGIRGQDDLICREKYDSQSNLLERLYSLSDANGNVVGLIPEAENYLNRLITYDPYGTPTDESDFRQLFGGYYYDSDTGLYLVRNRVYHPKLGRWLTKDPLGMVDGPNLYEYCAGDPVNLIDPSGEAIPLILYVGAFAIAAAHGWSQTILATNGEASLGEQALGTGLGALGGFNPFGAYGSALGSIGGYYGGEATGAWDPNQGYQWGGLAGLFVGDIGGILRRGAVAGIPQAARQFGWRTVLSKRARNVAPELLSLGGGIAGATIGSQLTDDPLLGANLGMMAGGAPGGLWRLGRTIRTARLANFRVNSTRFYSVLSDKAAARLAAGGEPWPTGMNRANLGEGLYVWGRKSDAVGYFTKRSLKGDFDPSYGTAIRSFRISNSRLRSFSRIDLRQVSGEAFDQFTDTYTAYADDMIPHGFDYVIYPRALGTEHFFDKRVYRWFRMRT
- a CDS encoding RHS repeat-associated core domain-containing protein, encoding MMPYGTPTGEYDFQHLFGGYYYDSDTGLYLVRNRIYHPKLGRWLTKDPLGMVDGPNLYEYCAGDPVNLIDPSGELWSWGFAGLGALGGAVAGAVGYGALGWMGEDGYTWGGLGGAVAGGAVSGALVGGVIGAGTGDPTFLGVVGIGLAGGLAYGATESVVRQSIDRGRVDLEELAWDTGASGLIGGVTAGTGFVFRQPLTTFGRQFAQGWGRFFQQGRGLRPGYGRRLLRTIYDTRIGFKANQDISKRLLGRLLRRLGPFDMDHVFISQALIRRLTARFPLLGEQLRRIGNSGINLVPLPRYINRGLLNRKVLGIHVYRYGFTGIVGYTAYSTLNYTGHKIDELYNTLADLHELMYGEDK